In one window of Brassica rapa cultivar Chiifu-401-42 chromosome A07, CAAS_Brap_v3.01, whole genome shotgun sequence DNA:
- the LOC103831936 gene encoding pentatricopeptide repeat-containing protein At1g74750, whose translation MIRAKQISNLSSSARSFFLGGTRSSAADGNSCTSSAEDESSVLRRHRTRPEAVHTGNRVFTRPSPLHLHVSPPVLPVKPDPANRKIPLPDGTEVSMVDHTLPITSVKASGREHLGEVYTTSASKDSSERAPVNASPGTKQASNDVSHDLTKTTASGKRKCGYDPSGEMMRVTPAPRHVIENVSSILRRFKWGPAAEEALHNSGFKMDAYQANQVLKQIDNYANALGFFYWLKTQPGFKHDEHTYTTMVGNLGRAKQFGEINNLLNEMVRDGCQPNTVTYNRLIHSYGRANYLKEAMNVFTQMQEAGCEPDRVTYCTLIDIHAKAGFLDIAMDMYQRMQSAGLSPDTFTYSVIINCLGKSGHLASAHRLFCEMVGQGCTPSLVTFNIMIALHAKARNYQSALKLYREMKAAGFRPDKVTYSIVMEVLGHCGFLEEAEGVFTEMERESWVPDEHVYGLLVDLWGKAGNVEKAWRWYQAMLHAGVRPNVPTCNSLLSTLLRGHRLSEAYNLLQSMVAFGLQSSLQTYTLLLSCCTEARSNFDLGFCGQLMAVSGHPAHTFLLKMPPAGSDNGQKVRDHVSSFLDYMHSEDRESKRGLIDAVVEFLHKSGLKEEAGSVWEVAAVKNVYSDALREKSCSYWLINLHVMSEGTAVTALSRTLAWFRKQMLVSGECPSRIDIVTGWGRRSRVTGSSMVRQAVEELLNVFNFPFFTENGNSGCFVGCGEPLKNWLSESYVERMHLL comes from the coding sequence ATGATTCGTGCAAAGCAGATCAGTAATCTTTCAAGTTCAGCAAGATCCTTCTTTCTTGGTGGAACAAGATCTAGTGCAGCTGATGGAAACTCTTGCACATCATCCGCAGAGGATGAAAGCTCCGTCTTGAGACGCCACCGAACTAGGCCTGAAGCTGTACACACTGGGAACAGAGTTTTCACCCGACCATCTCCTCTTCATCTCCATGTTTCTCCTCCTGTTTTGCCTGTGAAACCGGATCCTGCTAATCGTAAGATCCCACTACCCGATGGAACTGAAGTCTCTATGGTCGATCATACTCTTCCTATTACTAGTGTCAAAGCCAGTGGAAGAGAGCATCTCGGTGAAGTCTACACTACCTCTGCTTCCAAAGATTCATCAGAGAGAGCTCCAGTAAACGCCTCTCCAGGGACTAAGCAAGCTTCAAATGATGTGTCTCATGATTTAACCAAAACTACCGCCTCTGGAAAGAGGAAGTGTGGCTATGACCCCTCAGGGGAAATGATGAGAGTGACACCAGCACCTAGACACGTCATAGAAAACGTTTCTAGCATATTGCGGAGATTCAAATGGGGCCCAGCTGCTGAAGAGGCTCTTCACAACTCCGGTTTCAAGATGGACGCATACCAAGCTAACCAAGTCCTTAAGCAGATAGATAACTACGCAAACGCTCTTGGCTTCTTCTACTGGCTGAAAACACAACCTGGTTTTAAACATGATGAACACACTTACACCACTATGGTCGGTAACCTCGGCCGTGCAAAACAGTTCGGCGAGATAAACAACCTTCTCAACGAGATGGTTAGAGACGGTTGTCAGCCAAACACCGTCACATACAACCGACTTATCCACAGCTACGGCCGTGCAAATTACCTCAAAGAAGCTATGAATGTTTTCACTCAAATGCAAGAGGCTGGATGTGAGCCTGACCGTGTAACGTACTGTACACTCATAGACATCCATGCTAAAGCTGGCTTTCTAGACATCGCCATGGACATGTACCAGAGAATGCAATCAGCAGGGCTCTCTCCTGATACTTTTACTTACAGTGTGATAATAAACTGTCTTGGCAAATCTGGTCATTTAGCTTCTGCACATAGGCTCTTTTGTGAGATGGTTGGTCAAGGCTGTACGCCTAGTTTGGTGACGTTCAACATCATGATAGCTTTGCACGCCAAGGCGAGGAACTATCAGAGCGCGTTGAAGCTTTACCGAGAGATGAAAGCTGCAGGGTTTCGACCTGATAAAGTGACTTACAGTATAGTCATGGAGGTGCTTGGACACTGTGGGTTTCTTGAGGAGGCAGAGGGTGTATTCACTGAGATGGAACGTGAGAGCTGGGTTCCTGATGAACATGTTTACGGTCTTCTTGTGGACTTGTGGGGGAAAGCTGGGAACGTGGAGAAAGCGTGGCGGTGGTATCAAGCAATGCTTCACGCTGGTGTGAGACCTAATGTTCCCACTTGTAATTCTCTTCTCAGTACTTTGCTTAGAGGTCACAGGCTCTCTGAAGCTTATAATCTATTACAAAGCATGGTGGCGTTTGGTTTGCAGTCTTCTCTGCAGACATACACATTGCTGTTGAGTTGCTGCACAGAAGCTCGTTCAAACTTTGACTTGGGCTTCTGTGGGCAGCTAATGGCGGTCTCAGGCCATCCTGCACACACCTTTCTCCTCAAAATGCCGCCTGCAGGTTCAGATAATGGCCAAAAGGTGCGAGACCATGTCAGCAGCTTTCTTGATTACATGCACAGCGAGGACAGAGAGAGCAAGAGGGGGCTCATTGACGCAGTAGTGGAATTTCTCCACAAGTCAGGACTTAAAGAAGAGGCTGGCTCGGTCTGGGAAGTGGCTGCAGTCAAGAATGTGTATTCAGATGCATTGAGGGAGAAAAGCTGCAGCTACTGGCTTATAAATCTCCATGTGATGTCGGAAGGAACTGCAGTGACCGCGCTGTCTAGGACGCTTGCGTGGTTTCGTAAGCAGATGTTGGTTTCAGGAGAGTGTCCTTCACGGATTGATATAGTAACTGGTTGGGGAAGACGGAGTAGAGTCACAGGCAGTTCAATGGTGAGACAAGCAGTTGAGGAGCTGCTCAACGTCTTCAACTTCCCGTTTTTCACTGAGAATGGTAACTCAGGATGTTTTGTTGGATGTGGAGAGCCTCTCAAGAATTGGTTAAGTGAATCATATGTTGAGAGGATGCATCTgctttag